The Chryseobacterium glaciei DNA window CTGATGATGAAGCGGCACTATCTGTATTCCAATATTCTGACAGGGCATTCAGTGACTGCTTTTTTTCAAGTTCCTTTTGGTCTAACAGATCAGCTTCATAGGCTTTACTTTTATCAGCCTGCATTCCTGTTTCTGTAGCCTGTGGAACAGCTTCATTGAGTCCCGCTTGTTCCAGCTCTTTGCCATCCGAAGAAGGCCTGAATATCAGACACATGCATCCGAGAAAGACAATGCCCATCAATATAAAGATGAGTGGTTTCTTCAGCTTTTGTATGTTGTTGCCTTGACCTACTTCTGTATCTGCGTTTCCTTTCTGGCTCACCTCGGTAAGCCTTACGGTTGCTTTATCTTTTTCATTGTCTTTCATGATCTTGATTTTTTATGGGTTTTGATGATGAATCTCTTAACTCTGAATCTTCCTGTTGCTGTCTCAGCACCGGATTACGAATGTGACCTTCTACCGGATTATGTTTTCGGGTTTCATTTTTTGCATCATACCAGACTGTCATCACGACACCTCCCGTCAAGAGCAGGTATCCAGCGAAAAAAAGGATCACAAACTTTTTTTGTTTCCTGGCAGAAAGCTTCTGCCAGCGTTCTTCCAATCTCCTTTCACAGGAGTTGAGAAATATTCTTAGCTTTTTCATATGGTAATTTTTTTTATAGCCCGAAACGCTTGATACGGGGAGCTACCTTGTTGGCCCGCACTTCATCACTAACCATTGCCACGGCCTCTTTTGCATGTGGCACAGCAGCCATAGGTAGGTTTGTTAATTCCGACTGTCGCAATAATTGACCGAACTGGTCTTTTTTGGTAATCTCCACTTTTTGAAGATCAAATTTTCCGTTATGGTGTTGAACCCACATACAACATTGAACCCTTGGTTTGTCTTCTCCTGTCCATTGCAAATAGGTGGTTAACAACAATTCTCCCTTGGGCAGGCTTTCCAACCCTCGTTGACAGTTTTCCAGGTATTCGCTCATACTGTCCTTCAATCTACCCGGATACGCTCCCTGTGTTTGAAAGTAACCATTGTAACCCTTATCAATAAGGATCTTCGCGAACGTCTCCAAATCATGTAGTTTTTCCATAATCCTATTTTTAGCGTTCTGTGACTCTCAAGTCCTTATTCTCGATTACACTGAATTTTTCAATGTTAAATCCTTGTGGGTTCGTGTCTGAACGGACGGAATTCAGGAGATAGCACGAAGTGACCAGGCTCCGTTCGGTTAGATTACTGGAACGGATGATGTATTGCCTCGCAAATGTTTTAACAGCATACGGATACGTGTCAAAGTTGCACTGTACACTGTCCACTTCAATGCGTTGCTGAATATTACCAGAAATGATCCGGTTGTAATACCCTTTTTCTGACAGGTCTTTGTAATAATTGAAGGCACTCTTATCAGCCATATTAAATGCTCTTTTCATGTTGCTTTCGATCGCATTTTTGTCAGGCGCCAGGGTAAAAAACAATTCATGAAAACGGCGGACATGCTCACGCGCTTCTACAGGACGGTTGATGGCAGCATCCTGAGAGAGTGCCAACATGAGTGATTTACCATTATCAAGCACGTAGATCTTTTGTCTTTGTGCTTCTGCGAAGCGGTAGGAGTGCCAGATGGCATAACCCACCACTGCAATACACAGTACGGCAAATATTAAGGCATACAACCTGATCTGCCTGAAACTGTTCTCTATATTTCTGAGGGTTTTAAATTCCATTTTTTTACTATTTATACATTATTGTTTCAGATGGTTAGGATTGATTATTTAAGAAGTTGGCCTCCGACATTACCCGCTGCAGCTCCGGCCCCTGCGCCAGCAACATTACCTGCTTTTTGTGCCGTCTGGGTTACATTACGCATGAAATTACCAGCACCACCCGCCTGAATCACCCAGCCCGTTACCGTTGGTACCGTGAAGTATCCCACAATTCCAATAATCATAAATATGGTGTAGATGGTACTTGAGCCGTCAGGAATGAAATTGGGATCTGACAGACTTTGGATATCTTTTTCCAGCATCAAAGATTGTAGCTTCGCAAGCATGGCACTAAAAATATCCGCAACGGGAAGCCATAAATACACACTGACATATCTTGATATCCATTGGTTTAATGTGGACTGGAAACCATCCCAAACCGAGATGGCGAAGGCAATGGGGCCGAGGATAGACAGCACAATCAGAAAGAAGGTTCGAATGGTATCAATAACCAAAGCTGCTGCCTGAAACAGAATCTCCAGCAAATCTCTGAACCAGTTTTTTATGGTCTGCTCCAATTCATAGCTCTGTCTTTCCATATACATTCCCGCCATTGTTCCCAGATCTGAGGGAGACCATCCCAGCTCATCGAGCTTTTTATCAAACTCCTCATCGGAGATCAAATAAGCCTGCTCAGGATTTCGGAGCATGGCTTCCCGTTCCAATTGGTCTTTTTGGGCCTGGAGTTTATTAAGATCCAATACCTGGTTTTCCAACATTTCGTGAGTTCCTGTTACTACAGGGCTCAGTACCCCATTGATGGTTCCCAGCACGATCGTTGGAAAAAACATGATACAGATCCCCAAGGCAAATGGTCGTAGGAGGGGAAACACATCGATAGGTTCAGCCCGGCTCAATGCCTGCCAAACCTTCAATGCAACATAGAACAAGGCACCCAGGCCCGCAACACCTTTGGCCACTGCCGCCATGGTGGCGGACAGTGGAAGCATCTCGTCGTATAACGAGCGCAAAATTTCATGAAGATTTTCAAAGTCCATAATGATAGATTTTAAAGGGTTTATAAATAAAAAGGGCTACCAATATTTTTGATTAGCAGTACCATATAATTGCAGTACACGCTGTCCGTCATTTTTCTTTTTCGCTCTCAGATAGCTGACAGAAATATTTTTGTTCGTATAGTAGCGCACCAGTTTATGGTACTCACTTACCTCTTTATACACCCTGTCAATAATTTCCATGCGCTCTTTATCATTCATCGAAAGGGATGAAGAATTAACGATCTGTTTTAAATCACTTAGTAACCCTCCACTTTCATTTAATAATTTGGAATAGCCGAAGGCAATCGCTGTTAATTCCTGTGGAGAAAAGTTGGGATCATTCATCATTTTGCCAAAGCTCTCCACATACATTTCTGAAATATTACCGACCATTAGTACCGTTTGCTGCACTTTTCGGGCATCCTTTACCAGATTATTGACCGCTTTAAGCTTGTCATAATATTCTTTCCCCTGCTCATACACTTTTTTCACTTCATTGAAATTTTTGACCACATTAGACACTGTATTGGAAGTCTGTACAATTTCATTGGCAGAGTTCAGAATACCTGATGCCAGATTGGTCGGATCAGTGACCACAAATTGTGCTTTTGCCGGTGAGAAGCCCAATAGAAGGGCTGTACTCACCAATACCATGAATTTTTTCATTGTTTTGGATTTTAAATTGTTATGAAATTTTTATTGGTTCTCTTTTTTGTTGGCAGCAATCCTTTTGATTGCCAGCTCAACATTACCGCCCAGCTCCTGGGCGAGCTGCATGACTTCGAGCTTTTCGGTTTCTTCGGTGGTGTATGCCAAATACTCCTGTGCAGAAACTTCTGTAGCGTATACCGCAGAATGGGTTCCCCCCAGTCCGATCCATACTTCTTTATAAAATCTGGAAGAATCGTTATTCATATTAATGGATAATACCTGCGCTTTTTCTTTATCGGTCAGCCCCAGCATCGCCTGTATATCATCGAACTTGTTCATGTACTTGCGCTGATCTAGCAGGATCTTGCAGTCGGAATTGTTGATAATACTTTCTCTGACAATTGGTGAATGAATAATATCATCAACCTCCTGAGTGACCACGATAGCCTCTCCAAAGAATTTCCTAACGGTTTTAAACAAATATTTCAAGTATTCTGCCATACCTTCCTTGGCAATCGCTTTCCAGGCTTCTTCAATTAATATGAGTTTTCTGATACCTTTGAGTCTTCGCATCTTGTTGATAAAGACCTCCATAATAATGATGGTGACGATGGGAAAAAGGATTTTATGATCCTTGATAGCGTCAATTTCAAAGACAATAAAGCGCTTGGTCAATAGATCCAGCTGTTTATCAGAATTGAGCAGATAATCATATTCACCGCCTTTGTAGTAAGGTTCCAGTACATTAAGAAAATTGGCAATATCAAAATCTTTTTCCCGAACCTGTTTTTCTTCAAGGACCTTACGGTAGTCACCTTTTACATATTCATAGAATCCGTTAAATGATGGATGTTCATTTTCCTTTTTGATCTTTTCTATGTAACCGCTTACAGCATTAGAAAGGGCTACTTCCTCGGCTCTGGTTGGCGGTTCATCATCGCGTTTCCATAGCGTGAGTACCAAAGTTTTAATACTTTCCCTTTTCTCAATATCGAATACCCCGTCATCGGTATAGAAAGGATTAAAGGCAATGGGATTATCTTCGGTATACGTAAAGTATACGCCATCCTCCCCTTTCGTTTTTCCTTTGATCAGTTCACACAATCCCTGATAGGAATTTCCGGTATCAACAAGCAGTACATGGGCACCCTGCTCATAATACTGCCTCACCATATGATTGGTGAAAAATGACTTTCCACTACCTGAGGGGCCTAGGATAAACTTGTTCCGGTTGGTAATGATTCCCTTTTTCATAGGGAGATCAGAAATATCCAGATGGATGGGTTTTCCGGTCAATCGGTCTGCCATCTTAATTCCAAACGGCGACAGCGAATTTTGGTAATTGGTCTCTTCAGTAAAGAAGCATAAGGCCGGTTCAATGAACGTATAAAAACTTTCTTCACTCGGAAAATCTCCTGCATTGCCTGGTATCCCTGCCCAATATAATGTGGCAACATCTGTCGTATTATGACGGGGTTTACACTCCATGAGCGCCAGTGCACTGCCCGTATCATTCTTCAACATTTTCAGTTCCACAGGATCATCAGACCACGCCATTACATTGAAGTGGGCTCGGATAGAAGAAAGTCCGTAAGAATGAGCCTCATTCAAATACCGTTCGATCCATTCTTTATTGATCTGATTGCTTCGGCTGTATCTTCCAAGAGAATGCATATTCCTTGCAGACTTTTCAAATTTTCGTAAGTTATCTTCGCTGTTATCCAGGAATAAATACTGGTTGTAGATGTGATTACAGTTTAACAGCAGTCCCACGGGAGCGGCGAACGATAATCGGCAGTCACTTCGGTCAGTCGATAATTTTTCATACCGGAGATCCGTAGAAACAGTTCCCGGAAGATCGTCGGTATCAGACAACGTGTGCAGACACAGCCTGTTGTTGCCGATCCGCATTTCTTCGGCACCCATGGCGATATCCTGCATTGGAGTTCCCGCCTGTCTTGACAAGGTAAAGTACTGTTCCAGTAGTCCCTGTTTATCCTCAGCTCCAACAATGTCATCTTCACTCAAACGTTCGAGCTTCACCAATCCTGAATCATTCACGATCCTTTCAAACTGGCTAACCGATTCCATAAACCTCGAAACCGCTTCCTTATCCCTGATCTCCTTTGGAACCAAAACTCCTTTGCAGAGGGATGAAAAATTACTCTGCATCCTCATCCTTTCTTTCGAGGTTTTGGTAATAAACACATAGCAGTAATGGTTCAAAAAAGGACGCTCATTGAAATGCTGCTGGTAAGATTTCGCTAAAAAGCTTAGTCCTTCCTTTGTAATATCAGGTGAATAGTTTTCCCTGATATACCAATCCTGTTTGTGGATTACGGTATAATCAGGAAGTGTTTTTACCGCCTTATGCCAGGCAGAATGAATGGCTTCGTATTCAGATGCAGCCACCGTGAAAAGCTCAGGTAAATGTACCTGGAAGCAGGCCGTAATATCCGCTTCCTTCGAAATGATGCAGTGATCTTCTACTGCCAGGAGTGGAAACTTACTTTCCAGCGTACTGGTCTTGCTTATGTTTCTCATACGGCTGGCTTTTTAGGAGTCGATTTCAGATAACGGTAGATAGGCTTACGGCAGATAATATATCTTGGATGGCTTTTTACAGCGCCTACTTTCATTAAGCCATGCTCACCGTACTTTTTGTTCAGCGAAAAGGTCTGCCAGATGATCAGTGAAGCTCCAGTAGCACCAATAAACAGGCAGACGTAGGAATTAACCCCTGCCATGTAAAGAATCATTGTGAGAATAAGGATGCCTAACAGCCCGCCTGCAAAAATGAACAGGTACTGCGCTTTAAGACCCTTAAATTCCACACTGCGCCCAATGCCTTTGTTGATATTGTAATTATTCATAAGGCAAAGGATTACAGGAAGAATGAACGCAGGATGGTAGCCGCCACGATTAGAAATATACAGGCACCAAACCAGCTCGCAGCTGTTTTGCTTGTATCGGGATCACCGCTGCTGAATTTGTTGTACACCTTTACCCCACCGATCAGTCCTACTACCGCACCAATGGCATAGATCAGCTTGGTTGCAGGATCAAAATAGGAGGTTACCATCTGGGTTGCTTCGTTGATTCCGGCACTTCCGTTACCCTGAGCAAGGACCCCTGAAATTGAAAGCAATACCATACCCGTCAACAGCAGTTTTTTTCTTTGTTTTTCCATTACTAATTGTATTATTTGTTAAAGATTTTCCCACTCTCTGCGGGATCTGAAAACAAATGTATCGGTGAAGCAAAGACAGACTAACATACTGGCATTCAGTGGAATTACTTGGCGTTAAATGACTTTTAAAGTGAAAAAAAACGTATATTTGATAGAGCTCTTTTTAAGAAAAAAAATTGAAATCCGACTTATAGAATGATGAAAGAATCCAAGAAAAACATACCCAACCTGCATCCAAAATTCTTTTGGGATTTCAGATTTGATGAGATCGAATGGGAAGCTTATAAAATGGTAATCGGTCGCATCGTTGAGCGTGGAGGTCAGGAAGAAATTGAAGAAATCATTCGTTTTTATGGTCGCGAAAAAGTAGTTACGGCAATCCGTGATGAAATTTATTTCCTACCCAACTATGCAATTGATCGTGCATTAAAATTCTTTCCCGAGCTCAAGAAGGAAGAGATGTACTGTTATCTCAATAGAAAAGACAAACCTTATCACTGGATTTAACTTTATGAATAAACGTTTTCGCAATTCCGGCAGTAGAAGAAACAGCCGCCGCGCAGAAATAAAAGCAAAAATTATTGCCTACATCATTAATTTCAGGGTTCAACAAAAAAGTAAATGTTATGTTATTAAACCCATCTCAAAAAATAAAAGAATGCCAAAAATAGATCGTGTTTTTTTTTGGGACTACGATATAGAGGCGATGGATTTTGACAGAGCTTACAGATCAATCATCGGCCGCATCGTAGAGCGCGGAGGACAGGAAGAAATTGACGAAATCATTCGTTTCTATGGGTATGAAAAGGTAGTCCGTACCATTAAAAATGAAATCCATTTCCTCCCTAATTATGGTATTGATCGTGCATTAAAATTTTTTCCGGAGCTAAAGAAGGAAGAGATGTACTGCTACCTCAATAGGAAAGACAAACCTTATCACTGGATTTAGCATCAATAAGGAATGCTGGATCTTAGAGCGGTTTTTTTTAGATTACAGACATTCTGTTAAAGTGAAAAATATTCGTAAAATAATATGATAATAAGTATTCTATACAGCATTAACCCATATTCACTTAATAATATACAGCAAATCATATATTACCATCATATAGCTTTTAATAATTGTTTATTTTTGAATTTTAAATAGTTAGCTTTCAAAATACTTTTAAAAATCAAAATTGGAGAAACCGGGGATTCGTTCTCGGTTTTTTATTGTTAAATTAGACAGGCAGGCATAAAAAAACGCCAGACTTCTATGTTCTGACGTCGAGAATAAATATGTATTGAATAAATTTAAATGACTATTTAAACTTTCTATTTTACTATTCTCTTTTAATAGTTTTTGATGGCACCAGTTCTTCACCAATTATTTTCCATTTTCAGAATACGGCTTCTGCTCATCTTCTGATAATTCATTCCATTGCAGCCCATAGGGTGCACCACCACTTGTATATCCAACAATAAAGGCGAAATTTTCATCCTGATCGATACCCCATACCTGCCCTTTGCTTTTTGCCAGTGCGGCTTCCTTCTTTTGCTTTTTCTTCGCAGTCACCAATTCAACAGAGCGTTTGACTGCTGTTTCATATTCCTCTGTAACAGTAATCCCCAAGATCCGCAATTCTGTGATCGAACATAGAAGATCGGTGTGATAACGTCTGGCATAAGCCCGTACCAGGTGCTTTCCCGTATAAGTTGGCAGCCACTGCTTTGCAGACTGCAATCGCCTTTCACGCGGCATTGTACATTTAAGTTGTTTATTGCCTTTTCTCTTTCTCTTCTTAGCCATATCAAGATATCGTATTGATCGGGAGTTTTCAGTTAATGGTTCACCTATATAGTGGCATATGCAAAGATCCGAATTTTCTTACTATTGTCATGAAACTACTACTGTCTTGTGGGATCATTTATTTTCTAGAAACAACCCCTCCTGTGTCACAATTTACAGCTTACGGCCTTTTCGCGGCGGCTTATTTTCCTTTTGTTGTATGGTGGCTTTGCCGGAAACCGGTTCTGCATATTGATTCTTTTTCAATCCGGATTCCTCCAGCAGTTTTTTGGGGATATTGGTATTCATAATTATTTTCCCTCCAGTAAGAACCGGAATTATATCTTTAATAATAGAATTTTTAATCATCTCTGGTCCTCTCGGATGCTGCAGTATCTTCTCTATCGGCATCGTGAATTGCCATACTTCGAAAGACCTATCGGGAACACCTGCAACAATACCCGTCACCATTGCCTTTTCAAGCTTTCCTTGAAATTTTTGCATCTCTTTTTCCTGGAGGTATTTGTCGAGCAGGTTATCAATATACAGCTCAAGATCCATCTTCAATTCGTGATCCCTACCCCCTTCGCTGAATTTCTCCGAAGGGAGTGAACGGCAGTACACTTCGGCATCATCAATAAGTTTCTGCCCTTTTTGATCATCAGCCCGGTAAGTGGTTGGCCCGCCGTGACCCCGGTTGGAAGCAGTGCCGGCCTTTATTCCGTCTATATACAGATTTGCTGAAAATGCATTGGTCTCTTCACTAAGCTTCTCGCTATATTGAATACTTTTTAACTCTATTTTCATAACTTTTAAAGTTTGGGTCCTTTTCTTTTGATCGGTTTATCGCCTTTGGAAGTTTTAATGGATTTTGCTTTATTTTCTCTGATAGCTTCTTCTATTCCGGTATCTTTCCAGCTAACCTGACCAGCTCTGAAATGAGATTTCAGGTTACTTTCCTTTAAATTAGACAGCTCATCAAAACCATGCTTTCTGTTGTATCCGATCGGGTCCAAAGCACTTTCATGGGGAATGCTCACAACAAGTATATCTTTAGGTATTTCTGTTACGGAATTAAAATCAATCTCCTGAAATTCATGTTTTTTCGGATTGTACGGAATAAAGTACTTATCCTTTCCGTCAACATAATAGTCTTGGATCTTAGAAAATACGATACCTCCGGATAAAAAATCATCTTTAGGACGCAGCATATCCATCCGCAGATCGACATAAAAAGGATGACCTGCAATATCAACAATGGGTAAAAGACCACTAAGCCGTTCTTTTAAGGCGGTCTGATCAACCATTAGATCAAAATCGCTCCTGGTTGCAAACATTTCTAAAGGAACACCGTATTTCTCCGACATTCCTTCCGGATCGAGTGTGACTAATTCCGGCAGACTTATCGTAACCGTTTCTCCACTGATAAAAGAAGACGGTATATTCTTTTCCGTCAGACTGTACTCAAAAGAATAACCATTGTGGTTTCCAAGATCCCTCATCTCAAAAAGCGAAATTGTATTGTTAGGATTATCCTTTTCCCTTAATTCTAACTTATTGACATCGACCAAGAATTCGGTTCCTTCGATGTTTACTGTTGGTAATTCTCTTTCCATGCTAAACCATTATCTAAGAGTTAAAAAAATGGGGCCCTGTCTTTTAGACAAAATCCTCAATATCAAATCCGTCCAGATTTCCATTCCGCATAGTGGAAGAACCGGCAACTGTTTCGGCGGAAAGGCTTCGGTCCAATAGCGCTGCTATTCTTCTCGAAGCTCCTTCCATAGAGCTTTCCAATAGGCTGAAGAGTTCAGTTCCCTGTATTTTACGAACAATGTCTACCGCTTGTTTCTCTAAAGATGGCTCGGGCGTTTCTTGGCTCAGCAACATCCCCACGGTACTTAGTTCTTCAAAGGTGACCCCTGTGGCGAAACCGTCTTCACCATCGGAAACCCTATACTTGCCCCACTCTTTTTCCTCATCTTCAAAATCAGGCATGTGACCAAAAACTTCTTCCGGTTCTTCCTGCGGAATTTCTATATCGAAATCTTCTTCTTTGATTTCACTGGCTAAATTATTTGATTTAGTCTCTTGTTGATTATTTTGGCTTTCAGGGGCATTCTTTGGCGTCGAAAGTCTCGTTGCGGGCTTCGGCAAACCCATAATTTCCGGTAAAATGATCGCCGTTTTATTCTGGCTTTCTTTCGTAACCGGTCTTTTTTTGATCACAAATTTATCCTCCAGCAGTAAAAAGATGACCACGAGCAGGCATATTACAATAAGTGTTTCCATAACTATTTAATATTTAGGTATTCTGTGAAATTGGGAAAAGTGCATTTTCTCATAGGATAGGTTTATTTCTTTCATTAAAAAAGTCGGTAATATCGACTCCGAATTCTTGGAAATGATATTCAAAAATATTATCGATATAGGAATAAAGTGTCGTCTTATCTTCCCTGGTTAATTGAACAATACGAAGAAGCCGTTCATGATATTCAGGCCGTATGTATACCACTTTACCATTGCGCCCCGATGGGTAACGGTTGGTAAGAAATACCTCTTCATAGCTGATCTTCTTTTGAATGTTTTCTTTCCTTCTCTCCCGAGATTTACTTTCTTTAGTTTCAACATCCTGTTTAGTAGCTTGATTGTCGGAAGCCGGCTCTTTACCACTCATGATCTCCATGATTGAAGCCTCATCAACTATTGGCTTTTCAAAACTCTTTTTAATTTCATTAGAATCCATGGCTCACATTTTATCGTTTTACGATTTTTAGAAATTCCTGAATAAACAGATCCAATCTGGTCATCCGCATTAACTTTTCTTCCGGTGGCAGTAAACTTGATCTGAATATATAATTACCGCTCTCTTCCGTTTCTCTGCGAAAACGCTTGCTATCCATGATCCGGGTTTGCATAACATTCAATTCCAATTCCTTAATAACGGTCTGATAAGCATCATAAAGAGTGGTTTTTTCCCTGCCATCCACTTGGTTCCAGAATAACCAGTATGACTGCTCCGCTTCAACTGAAACTGTCCCTGCAAGCTTAAGAAGTGCGGTAGCAAAGCTTAAGGTGCTTTCCACCACAAGACGGTCAGCGGTTATTGGAGAAAAAATAAAATCCATCACTTTTAAGGTGGTCAGTACACCACTGGTGTTGGCTGTTCCGGGCAGGTCGAAAAAGATAAAGTCAAAATGAAGTGCGGAGTCATCAACATGCTCTGCCGCTTTTTCCAGTGCATCATCAGCTTTGCACCGGATAATGGAATATGCTTTTTTATTGATCTGCTGATACAGTTTTAAAGCGGCCTTTTTATGGTACTCATTCTGCATCACCGTCTTCATATCCCGATCCCTCATTTTGCCCAGGCTATGTTGAGGGAAATCACAGTCCATAATGAGTACATTATAACCGAGTCTGAAATGCAGAAGACTTGCGACTAAAGTGGTAAATGTTGATTTTCCAACGCCTCCCTTTTGGGTGGAGAAACTGATTTTTAAAGGCTTTTTCATTGTCATGATTTTAAATATTTATAATTGTTTTTATTAGAAATTGCGCAGGAATAAAGATGTAAAGACGCATATACGGCGATATTCCTGTATTACTTTTTGCCAAATTTTCTTTACAGGATTATTGCTTGGTTTCTTTATTCCTACATGCTTTTCTCTAAATCCCGTAAGTTGTATCACAGCTTATTTTACAAACAATATGCTTTACCAGCTATACGCCAAAATGCTTTTACAGTTTTACATATTTACACTTTAGCAGTTGCCCGTCGGTAAAGTAATATTTCCTGTTTCTTTCCTTATTGCCGGCATAAGCAATTGTATATATTTCGGTAAAACCATAAAGCAAAGAAAGAGCATAACCATGCTATATGCTTCTGTATGGCAGTATTTGGCGCTTTCAGGCTTCATTTGGCGCTGCTTTCGATTGCAATCCTTTCAACATTCAGCCCGAACTTTGTAAAAAGATTTTGAAATGGATTTTACAGATAACTACTCCGGCAAATCAGCCCGTATCCCGGACAGCTCAAAGCTGTCTTTCCCTGCTTTATTTAATTCATCCCGCAGGGTGAATTCTCTGTTCACCGGAACAGAGCAAGTTATGTTTTGAGCTGCTGGAAATGAATTCCGCAGCTCAAAACGACTTGCCCTTGCAGGGGGCTGAAAACCGCTCCGAAGTCGCAGTTTTATTAATTTATAAATGGATTATCATGGAAGAAAATAATGATCATAAGAATAAGAAAGGAGGCCGCAATCCTAAAAAGAACCCGGCCATATTTCGGTATTCGATTAGCCTTAATTCAGATGAAAACGCGCGTTTTCTAGCTCTTTTTCAGCAGTCCGGAATGAAGGTAATGGCACATTTTATCACCGCGTGCCTGTTTCAGAAAACAATTAAAACCATAAAGATTGACAGTTCTGCTATGGATTATCATCTACGGCTAACCAATTTTTATGCACAGTTCAGGTCGGTTGGCGTCAATTATAATCAGGTTGTAAAGATTATGTACCGTAATTTTTCAGAAAAAAAAGCCTCTGCGTATCTCTTTAAACTTGAAAAACAAACGATTGAAATGGCAAAATTAATTCAGGAAATCATCCGTCTTACTCAGGAATTTGAAGAAAAACATCTTAATAAAGAATGATAAATGGTCGCAAAAATTGGCAAGGGTGCAAATTTATTGGGCGCGCTCATCTATAATCAGCAGAAAGTTGATAAGGAAAACGGACAGATTTTATTCATGCAAAAGATAGCTGAAACAGTTAATGGTCAATATTCAGCGTCACAATTATACCGCTCTTTCGAGCTTTACCTCACCGCAAACCAAAAAGTGGAGAAGCCTGTATTACATATTTCCCTTAATCCTGATCCGAGAGATAAGGTCAGCGATGAACAGTTTATATCCATCGCCCAACAGTATATGAGAGAAATGGGCTACGGAGAACAGCCTTTTATCGTATTCAAGCATACCGATACCGAGCGGACGCATATTCACATTGTATCCACCAACGTTACTCTGGATGGCAGGAAAATCTCAGATAAATTTGACCATCCCCGTTCAATGGAAATTTGCAGAACAATTGAAAAACAATACCAACTTTTCCCTGCAACAGAACAGGCTCAGTCTTCCAGTAATGAACTTTTTAATCCTGTTGATTATAAAAAAGGAGATATTAAGAGCCAGCTTGCCTCGGTGGTAAGGTATCTTCCAAAACATTACCGGTTTCAAAGCATGGGTGAATTCAATGCCCTATTATCGCTGTTCAATATAACGGCTGAAGAAGTTAAAGGTGAGTTAAAGGGAGTACCAAAACAAGGGTTGGTTTATTTTGCTTTGAACGAAAACGGTGATAAAATTAGCAATCCTTTCAAAGCCTCATTATTTGGGAAAAGTGCAGGATATCTTATGCTGCAGAAACATTTAGAGCAGTGTAGCGATGTGCTGAAAAGAGAAAACTCAAAACCTTTACTCATAAGATCAATTGAGATTGCCATGCACACGTCCACGGATGAGGTCAGCTTCAAAAAACAATTACAGGAACAGGGGATCAATACCGTGGTACGAAGAAATTCTGAACGACGT harbors:
- the traK gene encoding conjugative transposon protein TraK — encoded protein: MEFKTLRNIENSFRQIRLYALIFAVLCIAVVGYAIWHSYRFAEAQRQKIYVLDNGKSLMLALSQDAAINRPVEAREHVRRFHELFFTLAPDKNAIESNMKRAFNMADKSAFNYYKDLSEKGYYNRIISGNIQQRIEVDSVQCNFDTYPYAVKTFARQYIIRSSNLTERSLVTSCYLLNSVRSDTNPQGFNIEKFSVIENKDLRVTER
- the traJ gene encoding conjugative transposon protein TraJ translates to MDFENLHEILRSLYDEMLPLSATMAAVAKGVAGLGALFYVALKVWQALSRAEPIDVFPLLRPFALGICIMFFPTIVLGTINGVLSPVVTGTHEMLENQVLDLNKLQAQKDQLEREAMLRNPEQAYLISDEEFDKKLDELGWSPSDLGTMAGMYMERQSYELEQTIKNWFRDLLEILFQAAALVIDTIRTFFLIVLSILGPIAFAISVWDGFQSTLNQWISRYVSVYLWLPVADIFSAMLAKLQSLMLEKDIQSLSDPNFIPDGSSTIYTIFMIIGIVGYFTVPTVTGWVIQAGGAGNFMRNVTQTAQKAGNVAGAGAGAAAGNVGGQLLK
- a CDS encoding DUF4141 domain-containing protein encodes the protein MKKFMVLVSTALLLGFSPAKAQFVVTDPTNLASGILNSANEIVQTSNTVSNVVKNFNEVKKVYEQGKEYYDKLKAVNNLVKDARKVQQTVLMVGNISEMYVESFGKMMNDPNFSPQELTAIAFGYSKLLNESGGLLSDLKQIVNSSSLSMNDKERMEIIDRVYKEVSEYHKLVRYYTNKNISVSYLRAKKKNDGQRVLQLYGTANQKYW
- a CDS encoding TraG family conjugative transposon ATPase; this encodes MRNISKTSTLESKFPLLAVEDHCIISKEADITACFQVHLPELFTVAASEYEAIHSAWHKAVKTLPDYTVIHKQDWYIRENYSPDITKEGLSFLAKSYQQHFNERPFLNHYCYVFITKTSKERMRMQSNFSSLCKGVLVPKEIRDKEAVSRFMESVSQFERIVNDSGLVKLERLSEDDIVGAEDKQGLLEQYFTLSRQAGTPMQDIAMGAEEMRIGNNRLCLHTLSDTDDLPGTVSTDLRYEKLSTDRSDCRLSFAAPVGLLLNCNHIYNQYLFLDNSEDNLRKFEKSARNMHSLGRYSRSNQINKEWIERYLNEAHSYGLSSIRAHFNVMAWSDDPVELKMLKNDTGSALALMECKPRHNTTDVATLYWAGIPGNAGDFPSEESFYTFIEPALCFFTEETNYQNSLSPFGIKMADRLTGKPIHLDISDLPMKKGIITNRNKFILGPSGSGKSFFTNHMVRQYYEQGAHVLLVDTGNSYQGLCELIKGKTKGEDGVYFTYTEDNPIAFNPFYTDDGVFDIEKRESIKTLVLTLWKRDDEPPTRAEEVALSNAVSGYIEKIKKENEHPSFNGFYEYVKGDYRKVLEEKQVREKDFDIANFLNVLEPYYKGGEYDYLLNSDKQLDLLTKRFIVFEIDAIKDHKILFPIVTIIIMEVFINKMRRLKGIRKLILIEEAWKAIAKEGMAEYLKYLFKTVRKFFGEAIVVTQEVDDIIHSPIVRESIINNSDCKILLDQRKYMNKFDDIQAMLGLTDKEKAQVLSINMNNDSSRFYKEVWIGLGGTHSAVYATEVSAQEYLAYTTEETEKLEVMQLAQELGGNVELAIKRIAANKKENQ
- a CDS encoding DUF4133 domain-containing protein; its protein translation is MNNYNINKGIGRSVEFKGLKAQYLFIFAGGLLGILILTMILYMAGVNSYVCLFIGATGASLIIWQTFSLNKKYGEHGLMKVGAVKSHPRYIICRKPIYRYLKSTPKKPAV
- a CDS encoding DUF4134 domain-containing protein, producing MEKQRKKLLLTGMVLLSISGVLAQGNGSAGINEATQMVTSYFDPATKLIYAIGAVVGLIGGVKVYNKFSSGDPDTSKTAASWFGACIFLIVAATILRSFFL